A DNA window from Ficedula albicollis isolate OC2 chromosome 28, FicAlb1.5, whole genome shotgun sequence contains the following coding sequences:
- the CCDC94 gene encoding coiled-coil domain-containing protein 94 yields MSERKVLNKYYPPDFDPAKIPKLKLPKDRQYVVRLMAPFNMRCKTCGEYIYKGKKFNARKETVQNESYLGLPIFRFYIKCTRCLAEITFKTDPENTDYTMEHGATRNFQAEKLLEEEEKRMQKEREEEELNNPMKVLENRTKDSKLEMEVLENLQELKELNQRQANVDFEAMLKQYKELEEEQRRKEQEEDEQEMKAMLEQAQNRRLLQDSDSDEEPTKPRANPAAQPKPTDILQEEPQPQNKKPRTESWERSVGKLSSRAQLAGLVTHRRQKPDPAPDNGMETRGTTASTGSLPAAAAATSSLGLLGAYSDSEDSASD; encoded by the exons ATGTCGGAACGGAAAGTGCTGAAC AAATATTACCCCCCGGACTTTGATCCGGCCAAGATCCCGAAGCTGAAGCTCCCCAAGGACCGGCAGTACGTGGTGAGGCTCATGGCCCCCTTCAACATGAG GTGCAAGACGTGTGGGGAGTACATCTACAAGGGCAAGAAGTTCAACGCCCGCAAGGAGACGGTGCAGAACGAGTCCTACCTGGGGCTGCCCATCTTCCGCTTCTACATCAAGTGCACGCGCTGCCTGGCTGAGATCACCTTCAAG ACAGACCCCGAGAACACGGATTACACCATGGAGCACGGCGCCACCAGGAACTTCCAGGCAGAGAAgctcctggaggaggaggagaagaggatgcagaaggagagggaagaggaagagctCAACAATCCCATGAAG GTGCTAGAGAACCGAACCAAGGACTCCAAGCTGGAGATGGAGGTCCTGGAGaacctgcaggagctgaaggagctcAACCAGCGCCAGGCCAACGTGGATTTTGAGGCCATGCTGAAGCAGTacaaggagctggaggaggagcagaggcgcaaggagcaggaggaggacgAGCAGGAGATGaa ggccatgctggagcaggccCAGAACCGCCGGCTCCTGCAGGATTCCGACTCTGACGAGGAGCCGACAAAGCCCCGCGCGAATCCCGCGGCGCAGCCAAAACCCACAGACATCCTGCAGGAG gagccccagccccagaaCAAGAAGCCGAGGACGGAGAGCTGGGAGCGCAGCGTGGGcaagctcagcagcagggcGCAGCTGGCCGGGCTGGTGACCCACAGGAGGCAGAAGCCAGATCCTGCCCCGGATAATGGGATGGAAACACGAGGCACCACGGCCAGCACTG gctcacttccagcagcagcagcagccacgtCCTCGCTGGGATTATTGGGAGCCTACTCAGACAGCGAGGACAGCGCCAGCGACTGA